A genomic segment from Juglans regia cultivar Chandler chromosome 14, Walnut 2.0, whole genome shotgun sequence encodes:
- the LOC108994586 gene encoding uncharacterized protein LOC108994586 isoform X2 — translation MNWREHEICKWSAKSMVVMLMMQEWGTWSTNQCGAVKQMSNLKSAAGMDFARMKFFEMGKLILILRWSERWLREQKKLDIYVEPRVRVELLTSVLYKHGKMRRKFCSCIQKLTLW, via the exons ATGAACTGGAGAGAGCACGAAATCTGCAAATGGAGTGCAAAG AGCATGGTAGTGATGTTGATGATGCAAGAATGGGGAACTTGGTCAACCAACCAGTGTGGTGCAGTGAAGCAAATGAGCAATTTGAAAAGTGCTGCAGGAATGGACTTTGCTCGCATGAAGTTCTTCGAGATGGGGAAACTGATTTTGATTCTAAGATGGTCAGAAAG ATGGTTGAGGGAACAGAAAAAATTGGACATATATGTTGAGCCACGTGTGCGAGTTGAACTTCTTACTTCAGTTTTGTACAAACATGGAAAGATG agAAGGAAATTTTGCTCCTGCATACAAAAGTTGACCTTGTGGTAA
- the LOC118344491 gene encoding NAC domain-containing protein JA2-like isoform X2: MEVESGNFNSNNKTKEQAGFFNKPPGYRFLPTDEELIVFYLEKKAWNQPLPINNIVEVNLYAHNPDFLAAKYKDYQEDQLYIFTPRDRKYRNGRRPNRAAGDGYWKATGADRKIKSKGTVVGYRKALVFYIGKAPKGKKTNWIMHEFRVEDSPCSGRGSNGMRVCSFSSFY, from the exons ATGGAGGTTGAGAGCGGCAATTTCAATAGCAACAACAAGACTAAGGAACAAGCTGGATTTTTTAACAAACCTCCCGGGTACAGATTCCTCCCAACAGACGAAGAGCTCATCGTCTTTTACTTGGAGAAGAAAGCATGGAACCAGCCCCTGCCAATTAACAACATAGTGGAAGTTAACCTATATGCACATAATCCAGATTTTCTTGCAG caaaatacaagGATTATCAAGAAGATCAATTATACATTTTCACCCCAAGAGATCGAAAGTATCGAAATGGAAGACGGCCAAATCGAGCTGCTGGTGATGGATATTGGAAAGCCACGGGAGCTGACAGGAAAATCAAATCCAAGGGAACCGTAGTTGGGTATAGGAAGGCATTGGTTTTTTATATAGGAAAGGCTCCAAAGGGTAAAAAGACCAACTGGATTATGCACGAATTTAGAGTCGAGGATTCACCCTGTAGCGGAAGAGGCTCAAATGGCATGAGGGTATGTAGTTTTTCATCCTTttactaa
- the LOC108994586 gene encoding uncharacterized protein LOC108994586 isoform X3, whose product MSPSKFDSTSMVVMLMMQEWGTWSTNQCGAVKQMSNLKSAAGMDFARMKFFEMGKLILILRWSERWLREQKKLDIYVEPRVRVELLTSVLYKHGKMRRKFCSCIQKLTLW is encoded by the exons ATGTCTCCCAGCAAGTTCGACTCCACT AGCATGGTAGTGATGTTGATGATGCAAGAATGGGGAACTTGGTCAACCAACCAGTGTGGTGCAGTGAAGCAAATGAGCAATTTGAAAAGTGCTGCAGGAATGGACTTTGCTCGCATGAAGTTCTTCGAGATGGGGAAACTGATTTTGATTCTAAGATGGTCAGAAAG ATGGTTGAGGGAACAGAAAAAATTGGACATATATGTTGAGCCACGTGTGCGAGTTGAACTTCTTACTTCAGTTTTGTACAAACATGGAAAGATG agAAGGAAATTTTGCTCCTGCATACAAAAGTTGACCTTGTGGTAA
- the LOC118344491 gene encoding uncharacterized protein LOC118344491 isoform X1 → MQLDDWVLCRIYKKPVKSIKIQIEDNVPAMVGSTSMLDDYHGGDDEHIDKMNCGNLEAAAIADVEVPIIGARDNMQITTASTYQNGFQQPESAAQCSNAHAHDTGATFNDYFNYASPLDLPATMVPPIGWPNWADNSPDQTVFGSNYLNEPSEFQEDLWMSLPSQLDPSSYSFYQESYVDSVPNNNPDDINGSEESND, encoded by the coding sequence ATGCAGTTGGATGACTGGGTCTTATGCAGGATTTATAAAAAACCCGTTAAatcaatcaaaattcaaattgaaGATAATGTTCCTGCGATGGTTGGTTCAACTTCTATGCTAGATGATTATCATGGGGGAGATGATGAGCatatagataagatgaattgtggAAATCTCGAAGCTGCCGCCATTGCTGATGTTGAAGTACCAATAATAGGTGCCCGGGATAATATGCAGATCACCACGGCCAGTACCTACCAAAATGGGTTCCAGCAGCCAGAATCTGCTGCTCAATGCAGTAACGCTCATGCTCATGATACTGGGGCTACTTTCAATGACTACTTCAATTATGCAAGTCCTCTTGATCTTCCTGCCACGATGGTTCCACCAATTGGATGGCCCAACTGGGCTGATAATTCCCCGGATCAGACAGTCTTTGGGTCTAACTATCTAAATGAACCGAGTGAATTCCAAGAGGATCTGTGGATGAGTTTGCCATCTCAATTGGATCCTAGTAGTTATAGCTTTTACCAAGAGTCGTATGTGGATAGTGTCCCAAATAATAATCCTGATGATATTAATGGCAGTGAAGAGTCTAACGACTGA
- the LOC108994586 gene encoding NAD(H) kinase 1-like isoform X1, with amino-acid sequence MECKEHGSDVDDARMGNLVNQPVWCSEANEQFEKCCRNGLCSHEVLRDGETDFDSKMVRKCCKGQQSDQHKHDIVSFERGNITTAERSSKQISLRWESHPQTVLILTKPNSISVQVVCAEMVSCEYKTMISYIFFSKGYFFCNFFICNIF; translated from the exons ATGGAGTGCAAAG AGCATGGTAGTGATGTTGATGATGCAAGAATGGGGAACTTGGTCAACCAACCAGTGTGGTGCAGTGAAGCAAATGAGCAATTTGAAAAGTGCTGCAGGAATGGACTTTGCTCGCATGAAGTTCTTCGAGATGGGGAAACTGATTTTGATTCTAAGATGGTCAGAAAG TGCTGCAAAGGCCAACAAAGTGATCAGCACAAACATGACATTGTCTCCTTTGAAAGAGGGAATATAACAACTGCAGAACGAAGCAGTAAGCAG ATCTCTTTGAGGTGGGAATCACACCCACAAACCGTGCTTATTTTGACCAAACCAAATTCAATTTCTGTCCAAGTTGTATGTGCAGAAATGGTCAGTTGTGAATACAAAACTatgatctcatatatatttttttctaagggctattttttctgcaatttctttatttgcaatattttttaa
- the LOC109015196 gene encoding uncharacterized protein LOC109015196 isoform X2: MHSQNANQVTSLKFVARGDFLLTVSADKSYIGRVFWSCSWSIVCNIIWMERPCLEEVLLSAFDMERRRRWLISGMLVPRKTSTSRKLRGWFHAFFSK, translated from the exons ATGCATTCCCAGAATGCAAATCAG GTTACCAGTCTAAAATTTGTTGCTCGAGGTGATTTTTTGTTAACTGTCTCAGCAGACAAG AGCTATATTGGCAGAGTATTCTGGTCCTGTTCTTGGAGTATTGTCTGCAATATTATATGGATGGAGAGGCCGTGTCTGGAAGAAG TTTTGCTAAGTGCATTCGAcatggaaagaagaagaagatggttgATATCAGGAATGTTAGTTCCAAGAAAAACAAGCACATCAAGAAAATTAAG GGGCTGGTTCCATGCTTTCTTCTCCAAGTAA